In the Pygocentrus nattereri isolate fPygNat1 chromosome 19, fPygNat1.pri, whole genome shotgun sequence genome, one interval contains:
- the angptl4 gene encoding angiopoietin-related protein 4, producing MKLLNLLFVFIFICSVISFPYERKSERKEKRVQYAAWDDVNVLAHGLLQLGQGLKEHVDKTKGQMRDVSVKLKVFNSSVTELSRLSQHLQEDSEFLKMKAQSLEEREGQILNISSDMQEKAEELLRDRQKFHEKLNKLEEKVDGMMQGEGLNMAGGNHSDTQIIQWMLEAQNQRIDELVERIKQQQDKLDKQNIRLRTLQSQIQMRSERQKEDETQQNENVEQRDSPVALSSDCHDLFLRGEQASGVYTVQPADSLPFEVSCEMTSEGGWTVIQRRQDGSVDFDQLWDAYQSGFGSLDSEFWLGLEKIYQLTKDKDYVLKIQMSDWRDDHQTVKYHFRLNGVESSYSLRILAPSAGHLESALPSESSGLAFSTRDKDNDQKNDLNCAKHLSGGWWFSNCGRSNLNGRYFVTAPPKQRHQRKQGVFWKTWRGRYYPLKSTIMMIAPAEIENK from the exons ATGAAGCTTCTgaatttgctgtttgtttttatcttcATCTGCTCAGTGATAAGCTTCCCCTATGAGAGGAAATcagagaggaaggagaagagGGTCCAGTACGCTGCTTGGGACGATGTGAACGTTCTGGCCCATGGCCTCCTGCAGCTCGGTCAGGGGCTGAAGGAACATGTGGACAAAACGAAAGGCCAGATGAGGGACGTCTCCGTAAAGCTGAAGGTCTTCAACAGCTCGGTGACCGAGCTGAGCAGACTGAGTCAGCATCTGCAGGAGGACAGTGAGTTCCTGAAGATGAAGGCTCAAAGCCTGGAGGAACGTGAGGGTCAGATCCTGAACATCTCCTCTGACATGCAAGAGAAGGCTGAGGAGCTGTTGAGGGACAGGCAGAAGTTCCATGAGAAGTTGAATAAGCTGGAAGAGAAAGTGGACGGTATGATGCAGGGAGAAGGTCTGAACATGGCCGGCGGAAACCACAGCGACACTCAAATCATTCAG tggaTGCTCGAGGCACAAAATCAGCGAATTGATGAGCTCGTGGAGCGAATCAAACAACAGCAGGACAAACTGGACAAACAAAATATTCGCCTTCGGACTCTTCAGAGCCAG ATTCAAATGAGAAGCGAGCGTCAGAAAGAGGACGAAACCCAGCAGAATGAAAACGTGGAGCAGCGCGACTCTCCAGTCG CGCTGAGCTCTGACTGTCATGATCTGTTCCTGAGAGGAGAGCAAGCAAGTGGAGTTTACACTGTACAGCCTGCAGACTCGCTGCCCTTCGAGGTGTCCTGTGAAATGACATCAG AGGGCGGGTGGACGGTCATTCAGAGACGGCAGGACGGGTCAGTAGACTTCGACCAGCTGTGGGATGCGTATCAGAGCGGCTTTGGAAGCCTCGACA GTGAGTTCTGGCTCGGCCTGGAAAAAATTTACCAATTGACCAAAGACAAAGACTACGTCCTCAAGATCCAAATGTCTGACTGGAGAGATGACCACCAGACTGTCAAGTACCATTTCCGTTTGAACGGAGTGGAAAGCAGCTATTCCCTGCGCATCCTGGCACCCTCTGCTGGACACTTGGAAAGTGCCTTGCCTTCAGAGTCCTCTGGTCTGGCCTTCTCCACCCGGGACAAAGATAATGACCAGAAAAATGACCTTAACTGTGCCAAACATCTCTCTG GCGGCTGGTGGTTCAGCAACTGTGGGCGATCCAACCTGAATGGCAGATACTTTGTCACCGCTCCTCCGAAACAGCGGCACCAGAGGAAACAGGGAGTCTTCTGGAAAACCTGGCGTGGCCGCTACTATCCGCTCAAATCCACCATCATGATGATTGCACCTGCCGAAATTGAGAACAAGTGA